In Labilibaculum sp. DW002, one DNA window encodes the following:
- a CDS encoding NAD/NADP octopine/nopaline dehydrogenase family protein — MTVQGKKEVTIVGGGSSAHILIPFLSGAGFTVNILTRKPTDWSKNVDVQLHSIHGEIQEEFNGKLSKISSDPAEVIPQASFVILCMPVCKYRIALHNLAPHLAKDKEVFVGTIYGQAGFNWMVDEITKKFDLSNITTFAIGLIPWICRIIEYGKIGVTYGCKEVNLVAVSPADRFTELNEQFLDNICNRWLKKGAFVQADNFLSLTLSVDNQIIHPSRCYGLALKCDGKWDKKEDIPYFYRDYDQKSADLLQDLDKDYSLIREAIKVKYPKQEFKYMLDYISLERLTYKSENTDIRESFTTSHTLGAIKPPTVQLESGEWVIDKDHRFFTDDIHYGLCIAKWLADQLVLEVPTIDNIISWAQELRGEEIIEGKKMLLDSESLTKEFTSGIPPVYGITSLDQIVN, encoded by the coding sequence ATGACTGTACAAGGAAAAAAAGAAGTAACCATTGTTGGCGGAGGTAGTAGCGCACATATTTTGATTCCTTTTCTTTCCGGGGCGGGTTTCACAGTTAATATTCTCACCAGAAAACCAACGGATTGGTCCAAGAATGTAGATGTTCAATTGCATTCTATTCATGGAGAGATTCAAGAAGAATTTAATGGCAAACTCTCAAAAATTAGTTCAGATCCTGCTGAAGTTATACCACAGGCCAGCTTTGTAATTTTGTGCATGCCAGTATGCAAATACCGCATTGCGCTTCACAATCTCGCGCCTCATCTTGCGAAAGACAAAGAAGTATTTGTAGGAACAATCTACGGACAGGCAGGTTTTAACTGGATGGTAGATGAGATCACGAAAAAATTTGATTTGAGCAACATCACCACCTTTGCTATTGGCTTAATTCCATGGATTTGCCGAATAATTGAATACGGTAAAATTGGTGTGACCTACGGCTGTAAGGAAGTAAACTTGGTAGCAGTATCGCCAGCAGATCGCTTCACGGAACTAAACGAACAATTCTTAGACAATATCTGTAATAGATGGTTGAAAAAGGGTGCTTTTGTGCAGGCTGACAACTTTTTATCACTAACCTTATCGGTCGACAACCAAATTATTCACCCTTCGCGTTGTTATGGCCTTGCACTTAAATGCGATGGCAAATGGGATAAGAAAGAAGATATTCCTTATTTCTATCGCGACTACGATCAAAAATCAGCTGATTTATTGCAAGACTTAGACAAGGACTACTCTTTAATTAGAGAAGCAATCAAAGTAAAGTATCCTAAGCAGGAATTTAAGTATATGCTTGATTACATAAGCTTGGAACGACTAACTTACAAATCAGAAAACACTGATATTCGTGAGTCTTTTACTACTTCGCATACTTTAGGCGCCATTAAACCGCCAACAGTGCAGTTGGAAAGTGGCGAATGGGTAATCGACAAAGATCACCGCTTTTTTACCGACGATATTCATTATGGCCTGTGTATTGCAAAATGGCTTGCCGATCAGTTGGTACTTGAGGTTCCTACTATCGACAACATCATTTCATGGGCTCAAGAATTGCGTGGTGAGGAAATCATCGAAGGAAAAAAAATGCTATTGGATAGTGAAAGCCTAACAAAAGAGTTCACCTCTGGAATTCCACCAGTTTATGGAATCACTAGCTTGGATCAAATTGTCAACTAG
- a CDS encoding nuclear transport factor 2 family protein, with translation MRKLFIITVLTMASFISCEADNNEIKMKLSNKGKVVALLKSIETGATEPIGYINPNKYIQHNQAVGDGLAGFGALLQQLPKGSAKVNTLRVFGDGNFVIAHTDYNFFGPKIGIDIFRFEDGLIVEHWDNLQEKVTETASGRSQIDGPVEIKDLDKTEENKILVTKLINDIFLGANPDKITDYISTEQYDQHNPGVKDGLAGLGEALAALAEAGMPMIYEKNHIILGEGNFVLSVSEGIFLKEKVAFYDIFRIENGRVVEHWDTIEKLIPESEAKNNNGKFNF, from the coding sequence ATGCGAAAATTATTTATCATTACAGTATTAACAATGGCTTCATTTATTTCGTGTGAGGCTGATAATAATGAGATTAAAATGAAATTATCGAACAAAGGCAAAGTCGTAGCACTATTAAAAAGTATTGAAACAGGAGCAACAGAACCTATAGGCTATATCAATCCTAATAAGTATATCCAGCACAATCAAGCGGTTGGAGATGGCTTAGCTGGCTTTGGCGCTTTATTGCAACAGCTCCCTAAAGGAAGTGCAAAAGTAAATACCCTACGTGTATTTGGTGATGGCAACTTCGTTATTGCACATACCGATTATAACTTCTTCGGTCCAAAAATTGGAATCGATATTTTTAGATTTGAGGATGGATTGATTGTTGAACATTGGGATAATTTACAAGAGAAAGTTACTGAAACTGCATCTGGACGAAGTCAAATTGATGGTCCCGTAGAAATTAAAGACCTTGATAAAACAGAAGAAAATAAAATTTTAGTAACCAAGCTAATCAATGATATTTTTCTGGGAGCCAACCCAGATAAAATCACTGATTATATTTCAACAGAGCAATATGATCAGCATAACCCCGGGGTAAAAGATGGATTAGCAGGATTGGGTGAAGCCTTAGCTGCACTTGCAGAGGCTGGTATGCCAATGATTTATGAAAAGAATCATATTATCTTAGGTGAAGGAAACTTTGTTTTATCGGTATCTGAAGGAATCTTTTTAAAAGAAAAGGTGGCATTCTATGATATTTTCAGAATTGAAAACGGTAGAGTTGTTGAGCATTGGGACACTATAGAGAAGTTAATTCCGGAGTCAGAAGCTAAAAATAATAATGGGAAGTTTAATTTCTAA
- a CDS encoding helix-turn-helix domain-containing protein, producing the protein MEEFIKKYNFKDGLNHEFEILDLATILSEKKDMMTIPHRAQFYHIVWIEKGEGTHFVDFKPIEIEHNSIIFVPHNSINTFDSKGHYEGKAILFTDGFFCKNKEDIQYLQSSILFSDLYDIGILKLDPNLSDLNVIFNSMQTEFLRSPDSGQFQILHNLLHVFLLKGERELKKQGFEELKPSAHLDYLLLFKNQLEQNFRAEKSVKKYAAEISISEKQLHKASTSLLDKTPKQLIDERVLLEAKRLLVHGNQSIKEIAYELGYEEPTNFIKYFRKHTDSTPSEFREQS; encoded by the coding sequence ATGGAAGAATTCATCAAGAAATATAACTTCAAAGACGGGCTTAATCACGAATTTGAAATACTCGATTTGGCTACAATTCTGAGCGAGAAGAAAGATATGATGACCATTCCTCATAGGGCTCAGTTTTACCATATTGTTTGGATTGAGAAAGGAGAAGGAACCCACTTTGTTGATTTTAAGCCTATCGAAATTGAACACAACTCTATTATTTTCGTTCCTCACAACAGCATTAATACTTTTGATAGCAAGGGGCATTACGAAGGAAAAGCCATTCTTTTTACCGATGGTTTCTTTTGCAAGAACAAAGAGGACATTCAATATTTGCAGTCAAGTATTTTATTTAGCGATTTGTATGATATTGGTATCCTAAAATTGGATCCAAACCTTTCCGATTTAAATGTGATTTTTAACAGCATGCAAACCGAATTTCTGCGCAGCCCAGATTCAGGTCAATTTCAAATCCTGCATAATTTGTTGCACGTTTTCTTATTAAAAGGCGAAAGGGAATTGAAAAAGCAAGGCTTTGAAGAACTAAAGCCAAGTGCTCATTTAGATTATCTTCTTCTGTTTAAAAATCAGCTAGAGCAGAATTTTAGAGCTGAAAAATCCGTAAAGAAATATGCAGCAGAAATAAGTATCTCGGAGAAGCAGCTGCACAAAGCAAGCACTTCCTTATTAGATAAAACACCCAAGCAATTGATAGATGAACGAGTACTGCTAGAAGCAAAACGTTTGTTGGTGCATGGCAACCAAAGCATAAAAGAAATTGCCTACGAGCTTGGATACGAAGAGCCAACCAATTTTATAAAATACTTTAGAAAGCACACCGATTCTACGCCTTCAGAATTCAGAGAACAGTCTTAA
- a CDS encoding TetR/AcrR family transcriptional regulator, which yields MARKKQYIESEVIEKAMHLFWQKGYESTSVRMLEKEMGINQFSMYSSFGSKQGVFLESVKCYKSKLQCIVDKLKADPNGIEGVKEYFYDFIRFSKEKEDAKGCLIVSTISEFGKDLDPIVMSEIVIFTDKLKEIFKEKLAFDKQKDARKIAKQANYLMISLKGLAVASKVSSQSDMEDFIEVTFEKL from the coding sequence ATGGCAAGAAAGAAGCAATATATAGAATCGGAAGTGATTGAAAAAGCAATGCACTTGTTCTGGCAAAAAGGCTACGAGTCGACCTCGGTTCGCATGCTCGAAAAGGAAATGGGCATCAATCAATTTTCCATGTATTCTAGCTTTGGCAGTAAACAAGGCGTATTTCTTGAAAGCGTGAAGTGCTACAAGTCAAAATTACAATGTATTGTAGATAAGTTAAAAGCTGATCCGAATGGCATCGAAGGAGTGAAAGAATACTTTTACGACTTTATTCGGTTCTCGAAAGAAAAAGAAGATGCTAAAGGTTGCTTAATTGTGAGTACAATTAGTGAATTTGGAAAAGACCTCGACCCTATAGTGATGTCGGAGATTGTTATCTTTACGGATAAGCTGAAAGAAATTTTCAAAGAAAAATTGGCATTCGATAAGCAAAAAGATGCCAGGAAAATAGCCAAACAAGCCAATTATTTAATGATTTCGTTAAAAGGATTAGCGGTTGCTTCAAAAGTGAGCAGTCAGAGCGATATGGAAGACTTTATTGAAGTAACTTTTGAAAAACTGTAA
- a CDS encoding PAS domain-containing sensor histidine kinase: protein MKPNEKESKTDTEINSLESNFKGIIDSSFVIFQVIKLIYDKNGKAIDFTHLAVNTAFEKWANKKKSELIGKRGREVFGVIEDYWFKIYERVDKTGEPASYENYSKEFDEYYNINAWKVSDEKIAVVLTDITDRKQIEVKLRDSQNHLSAIFNNTKDSQLLSKYLGHNKFEVVAANNSYIDKINQFGLKLTEKDLVGKSLQDLITEVLCLDQNVFDYTINYYQQAIDSQKQIVYTESIALNEKPYHSKTFYIPIFSSEDGESYVLYNSHDITKEQEMIGKLQSSEERFALAVKGSNDAIWDWDDLASDEYYWSDRLYEILGYKPDEVEARISNWVKWMHPDDSNKVTEVLQNHFEKNLPYQVEFRMKKKSGDYVWLFARGESVRDKDGKPIRVAGSVSDISDRKKAELILQEQAEEISNQNEELNQTNKQLTNAKDQAEESDRLKSAFLANMSHEIRTPMNGILGFAELLKTPKLKADKKKRYIDIIEKSGERMLNIINDIIDISKIESGLMELEIGDANINEQIEYIYTFFKPEVEEKGMLLSFNNTLNSKDSIVKTDREKVFAILTNLVKNAIKYSNNGSIELGYHRKNDMLEFYVKDTGIGIPKDREKAIFERFIQADIEDEMARQGVGLGLAISKSYVEMLGGNIWVESKEDIGSTFYFTLPYKPKE from the coding sequence ATGAAGCCTAATGAAAAGGAAAGTAAAACAGATACAGAAATCAATAGTCTTGAGAGTAATTTCAAAGGTATTATCGATTCTTCATTTGTAATTTTTCAGGTTATTAAGCTCATCTATGATAAAAATGGCAAGGCTATTGATTTTACGCATTTGGCTGTAAATACTGCTTTTGAAAAATGGGCAAACAAGAAGAAATCGGAATTAATTGGTAAGCGTGGCAGGGAAGTTTTTGGAGTTATTGAAGATTACTGGTTTAAGATTTATGAAAGAGTTGATAAAACGGGAGAACCAGCTAGTTATGAAAATTACAGTAAAGAGTTTGATGAGTATTACAACATTAATGCCTGGAAGGTAAGTGATGAAAAAATAGCAGTTGTACTAACTGATATTACCGATCGTAAACAGATAGAAGTTAAATTACGAGACAGTCAAAACCATTTGTCAGCGATTTTTAATAACACAAAAGATTCGCAGCTTCTGTCTAAATATCTTGGACACAATAAATTTGAAGTTGTTGCAGCAAATAATTCGTACATCGATAAAATTAATCAGTTCGGATTAAAGCTTACGGAAAAAGATTTGGTTGGGAAGAGTCTACAAGATTTAATTACAGAAGTGCTTTGTCTTGATCAGAATGTCTTCGATTATACAATTAATTATTACCAGCAAGCAATTGATAGTCAAAAACAGATTGTTTATACCGAAAGCATAGCACTTAACGAGAAGCCATATCACTCCAAAACTTTCTATATCCCAATATTTAGTTCTGAAGATGGGGAAAGTTATGTGCTTTACAATTCGCATGATATTACAAAGGAGCAAGAAATGATTGGAAAGCTGCAAAGTAGCGAAGAACGATTCGCTTTGGCCGTAAAAGGTTCAAATGATGCCATTTGGGATTGGGATGATTTGGCAAGTGATGAATATTATTGGTCCGATCGTTTGTATGAAATTTTAGGTTATAAACCTGATGAGGTGGAAGCTCGAATTTCAAATTGGGTCAAGTGGATGCATCCTGATGATTCTAATAAGGTTACGGAGGTCTTGCAAAACCACTTTGAAAAGAATCTTCCTTATCAAGTTGAATTTCGAATGAAAAAGAAGAGTGGAGACTATGTTTGGTTATTTGCTCGAGGGGAATCTGTTCGAGATAAAGATGGAAAACCGATTCGCGTGGCTGGATCAGTATCCGACATTTCTGATAGAAAAAAAGCTGAGTTAATACTGCAAGAGCAAGCAGAAGAGATTTCTAATCAAAACGAAGAATTGAATCAAACCAATAAGCAATTAACAAATGCAAAAGACCAGGCAGAAGAAAGTGATCGCTTAAAATCTGCTTTCCTAGCCAATATGAGTCACGAAATTCGAACACCAATGAATGGTATTTTGGGTTTTGCAGAATTGCTTAAAACACCAAAGCTTAAAGCGGATAAGAAAAAACGATACATCGATATCATTGAGAAAAGTGGTGAGCGGATGCTAAATATCATCAACGATATTATCGACATTTCAAAAATCGAATCTGGTTTAATGGAATTAGAGATTGGTGATGCAAACATCAATGAACAAATTGAATACATCTATACCTTTTTTAAGCCCGAAGTCGAAGAGAAGGGAATGTTACTTAGCTTTAACAATACATTGAACTCAAAAGATTCAATTGTAAAAACAGATCGAGAGAAGGTTTTTGCCATTTTAACCAACTTGGTTAAAAATGCAATAAAATATTCCAATAATGGATCGATAGAATTGGGTTATCATCGAAAGAATGACATGCTGGAATTCTATGTGAAAGACACAGGTATTGGAATTCCGAAAGATCGGGAAAAAGCTATTTTTGAAAGGTTTATTCAAGCAGACATTGAAGATGAAATGGCGCGACAGGGCGTTGGACTTGGTTTGGCCATCTCCAAATCGTATGTGGAAATGCTCGGTGGTAACATTTGGGTTGAAAGTAAAGAAGATATAGGTTCTACATTCTATTTTACCTTACCCTATAAACCAAAAGAGTAA
- a CDS encoding DUF3817 domain-containing protein has protein sequence MKLNTVLGQLRILAILEGISFLLLIPTIILKYGFEMGLPNKIVGSLHGILFIFYCIWVIYYAMKKKWRLMKTLICLAASLLPIATFIVDQRILKVEDEGELQASANN, from the coding sequence ATGAAATTAAACACAGTTCTTGGCCAGCTACGTATCCTGGCTATTTTAGAAGGCATCTCGTTCCTTTTATTAATTCCAACCATTATTCTAAAGTATGGGTTTGAGATGGGCTTACCCAATAAGATCGTAGGGAGCCTTCACGGTATATTATTCATATTTTATTGCATTTGGGTGATCTATTATGCCATGAAAAAGAAGTGGCGTCTTATGAAAACACTCATTTGTTTGGCAGCATCTTTACTTCCCATTGCGACATTCATTGTAGACCAAAGAATTCTTAAAGTGGAAGATGAAGGTGAATTACAAGCCTCTGCGAACAACTAG